A genomic region of Epinephelus moara isolate mb chromosome 23, YSFRI_EMoa_1.0, whole genome shotgun sequence contains the following coding sequences:
- the cpsf6 gene encoding cleavage and polyadenylation specificity factor subunit 6 isoform X1, with translation MADGVDHIDIYADVEEEFNQEADYPVHEQIDLYDDVISPSANNGDAPEDRDYLDTLPTPGGSEGGKSAPPNVVYTYTGKRIALYIGNLTWWTTDEDLTEAIRSVGITDVLEIKFFENRANGQSKGFALVCVGSEGSSRKLMELLSKRELHGQNPIVTPCNKQSLSQFEMQSRKSTQSGQMSGEGKAGPPGAGPRGGFPMGRGRGRFPGPPGPGGDRFPGPVGPGGPPPHFPGSGMRPDLIRHQDGPLMDMGFNPFPPGGRNGSWRGRGGMQGPPRPPPGPPGPPGPPGPPPPGQGLPPPLAGPPNRGDRPPPPVLFPGQFGQPPMGPLPPGPPPPGYGPPPGPPPPQQGPPPPGPFPPRPPGPIGPPMALAPPPHMPGPPPGGPPPAPHVNPAFFPPPGNNNMPPNDSRGPPGPNDPYGRPPPYDRGDYGPGGREMEASRTPLSEAEFEEIMNRNRAISSSAISRAVSDASAADYGSAIETLVTAISLIKQSKVSADDRCKVLISSLQDCLHGIESKSYGSASRRERSRERDHSRSREKSRRHKSRSRDRHEDYYRERSRERDRHRERDRDRDREREREREYRHR, from the exons ATGGCGGACGGTGTGGATCACATCGATATCTACGCCGACGTAGAGGAGGAATTCAACCAG GAAGCGGACTACCCAGTCCACGAACAGATTGACCTGTACGATGATGTAATATCCCCATCAGCCAACAATGGAGATGCGCCAGAAGACCGCGACTACCTGGACACACTGCCTACCCCAGGTGGCTCAGAGGGAGGGAAGAGTGCCCCACCCAACGTGGTGTACACATACACAGGCAAAAGGATTGCCTTGTACATAGGAAACCTCACATGG TGGACGACAGATGAGGATCTAACAGAAGCTATCCGGTCGGTAGGCATTACAGATGTGCTGGAGATCAAGTTCTTTGAAAACAGAGCCAATGGCCAGTCAAAAGG GTTCGCACTGGTGTGTGTGGGCTCAGAGGGATCATCCAGGAAGTTAATGGAGCTTCTTTCAAAGAGGGAGCTCCACGGCCAGAATCCCATCGTCACACCGTGCAACAAACAGTCCCTCAGCCAGTTTGAGATGCAGTCACGCAAAA GTACCCAGTCAGGCCAGATGTCTGGGGAAGGTAAAGCCGGTCCCCCTGGCGCTGGCCCTCGTGGGGGTTTCCCCATGGGTCGAGGCAGAGGCAGGTTCCCTGGACCACCTGGCCCCGGTGGAGACCGCTTCCCTGGTCCCGTTGGGCCTGGAGGTCCACCACCGCACTTCCCTG GCTCGGGGATGAGACCAGATCTGATTAGGCACCAAGATGGCCCTCTGATGGATATGGGTTTCAATCCCTTCCCGCCGGGGGGTAGGAACGGGAGCTGGCGTGGCAGAG GTGGGATGCAGGGTCCCCCACGTCCCCCTCCTGGTCCACCTGGTCCCCCTGGTCCCCCAGGACCTCCACCTCCTGGCCAGggcctcccccctcccctcgcTGGTCCTCCAAATCGTGGCGATAGGCCTCCTCCCCCTGTTCTCTTCCCTGGTCAGTTTGGCCAGCCTCCAATGGGACCCCTGCCCCCAGGTCCCCCTCCTCCAGGTTACGGCCCTCCCCCTGGTCCCCCACCCCCTCAACAGGGCCCGCCACCCCCAGGACCATTCCCTCCACGTCCCCCTGGCCCCATTGGGCCCCCCATGGCTTTGGCTCCACCTCCACACATGCCAGGTCCCCCGCCAGGTGGACCACCACCAGCACCCCATGTTAACCCTGCCTTCTTCCCTCCACCTGGTAACAACAACATGCCCCCCAACGACAGCAGAGGCCCCCCTGGACCAAACGACCCATACGGACGCCCGCCACCATATGACCGAGGGGACTACGGTCCTGGAGGCCG GGAGATGGAAGCGTCACGGACCCCTCTGAGCGAGGCAGAGTTTGAGGAGATCATGAACAGGAACAGAGCCATCTCCTCCAGCGCCATATCCAGAGCGGTGTCCGACGCCAGTGCAG CTGACTATGGCAGTGCTATAGAGACCTTGGTAACAGCCATCAGTCTGATTAAGCAGTCCAAAGTGTCAGCAGACGACCGATGCAAGGTCCTCATCAGTTCCCTGCAGGACTGTCTCCACGGCATTGAGTCAAAAAGCTACGGTTCCGCCTCCAG ACGAGAACGCTCCAGGGAACGAGACCACAGCCGCTCCAGGGAAAAGAGCCGACGCCACAAGTCCCGCAGTCGTGACCGGCATGAGGACTATTACCGAGAACGCAGCCGGGAGCGGGACCGCCACCGTGAGAGGGACAGGGACCGAGAccgggagagagagagggagagggagtacCGTCACCGCTAG
- the cpsf6 gene encoding cleavage and polyadenylation specificity factor subunit 6 isoform X2 has product MADGVDHIDIYADVEEEFNQEADYPVHEQIDLYDDVISPSANNGDAPEDRDYLDTLPTPGGSEGGKSAPPNVVYTYTGKRIALYIGNLTWWTTDEDLTEAIRSVGITDVLEIKFFENRANGQSKGFALVCVGSEGSSRKLMELLSKRELHGQNPIVTPCNKQSLSQFEMQSRKSTQSGQMSGEGKAGPPGAGPRGGFPMGRGRGRFPGPPGPGGDRFPGPVGPGGPPPHFPGGMQGPPRPPPGPPGPPGPPGPPPPGQGLPPPLAGPPNRGDRPPPPVLFPGQFGQPPMGPLPPGPPPPGYGPPPGPPPPQQGPPPPGPFPPRPPGPIGPPMALAPPPHMPGPPPGGPPPAPHVNPAFFPPPGNNNMPPNDSRGPPGPNDPYGRPPPYDRGDYGPGGREMEASRTPLSEAEFEEIMNRNRAISSSAISRAVSDASAADYGSAIETLVTAISLIKQSKVSADDRCKVLISSLQDCLHGIESKSYGSASRRERSRERDHSRSREKSRRHKSRSRDRHEDYYRERSRERDRHRERDRDRDREREREREYRHR; this is encoded by the exons ATGGCGGACGGTGTGGATCACATCGATATCTACGCCGACGTAGAGGAGGAATTCAACCAG GAAGCGGACTACCCAGTCCACGAACAGATTGACCTGTACGATGATGTAATATCCCCATCAGCCAACAATGGAGATGCGCCAGAAGACCGCGACTACCTGGACACACTGCCTACCCCAGGTGGCTCAGAGGGAGGGAAGAGTGCCCCACCCAACGTGGTGTACACATACACAGGCAAAAGGATTGCCTTGTACATAGGAAACCTCACATGG TGGACGACAGATGAGGATCTAACAGAAGCTATCCGGTCGGTAGGCATTACAGATGTGCTGGAGATCAAGTTCTTTGAAAACAGAGCCAATGGCCAGTCAAAAGG GTTCGCACTGGTGTGTGTGGGCTCAGAGGGATCATCCAGGAAGTTAATGGAGCTTCTTTCAAAGAGGGAGCTCCACGGCCAGAATCCCATCGTCACACCGTGCAACAAACAGTCCCTCAGCCAGTTTGAGATGCAGTCACGCAAAA GTACCCAGTCAGGCCAGATGTCTGGGGAAGGTAAAGCCGGTCCCCCTGGCGCTGGCCCTCGTGGGGGTTTCCCCATGGGTCGAGGCAGAGGCAGGTTCCCTGGACCACCTGGCCCCGGTGGAGACCGCTTCCCTGGTCCCGTTGGGCCTGGAGGTCCACCACCGCACTTCCCTG GTGGGATGCAGGGTCCCCCACGTCCCCCTCCTGGTCCACCTGGTCCCCCTGGTCCCCCAGGACCTCCACCTCCTGGCCAGggcctcccccctcccctcgcTGGTCCTCCAAATCGTGGCGATAGGCCTCCTCCCCCTGTTCTCTTCCCTGGTCAGTTTGGCCAGCCTCCAATGGGACCCCTGCCCCCAGGTCCCCCTCCTCCAGGTTACGGCCCTCCCCCTGGTCCCCCACCCCCTCAACAGGGCCCGCCACCCCCAGGACCATTCCCTCCACGTCCCCCTGGCCCCATTGGGCCCCCCATGGCTTTGGCTCCACCTCCACACATGCCAGGTCCCCCGCCAGGTGGACCACCACCAGCACCCCATGTTAACCCTGCCTTCTTCCCTCCACCTGGTAACAACAACATGCCCCCCAACGACAGCAGAGGCCCCCCTGGACCAAACGACCCATACGGACGCCCGCCACCATATGACCGAGGGGACTACGGTCCTGGAGGCCG GGAGATGGAAGCGTCACGGACCCCTCTGAGCGAGGCAGAGTTTGAGGAGATCATGAACAGGAACAGAGCCATCTCCTCCAGCGCCATATCCAGAGCGGTGTCCGACGCCAGTGCAG CTGACTATGGCAGTGCTATAGAGACCTTGGTAACAGCCATCAGTCTGATTAAGCAGTCCAAAGTGTCAGCAGACGACCGATGCAAGGTCCTCATCAGTTCCCTGCAGGACTGTCTCCACGGCATTGAGTCAAAAAGCTACGGTTCCGCCTCCAG ACGAGAACGCTCCAGGGAACGAGACCACAGCCGCTCCAGGGAAAAGAGCCGACGCCACAAGTCCCGCAGTCGTGACCGGCATGAGGACTATTACCGAGAACGCAGCCGGGAGCGGGACCGCCACCGTGAGAGGGACAGGGACCGAGAccgggagagagagagggagagggagtacCGTCACCGCTAG